In the Schaalia hyovaginalis genome, CGGGCCCGATCTCCGCGTCGATCGCCGAGGCGCTCACCTCTTCGAACCAGGAGTACCAGGAGGACCACACGGGACCCGGCTCCTCTCGGCGGGGGAGCAGGCGCCCCGCTTCGGAGAGGGAGCCTTCGAGGGCGCGCGTCCACGCGGCGAAGACCTCGTCCTCGGCGCCGACCCCGATCCACCAGCGCCCGGGGGCGGGATCCTCGGAGTCCAGGGGGCGCGCCTCGATCCTGCCGGGGAGGAGGTCGATGAGGCCGCTCGCCCCGCCGAGGGCGCCGACGAGGAGATAGAGGGGCTCCTCGCCGACGGCTCTCGGCACGGCGATCGCGCCGAGGAGGTAGGAGCGGTGCCGCTCGGCGGTGTCGGTCGCGGCGTCCTCGGCGGTCGCCGTGCGCTCGGGATTGCCCCAGACCCGCCAGGGGTCCCGGTCGAGGCGCCACCACGCGGTCGGGGACCAGGAGGTCCAGCCGTGGCGGTAGATCTGGGCGTCGGGGGCCGCCGGGTGGGTGATGTTCAGGCGCGGGGCCTCGACGACGACCCCGGCTCCTCCGAGGGCGCGGGTGCCCGCGGGGGCGCCGATGAGTCGCCAAGCGGAATCCTCGCGGGTGACGAGGAGTTCGAGAGGAGTCGGGGTCGTCATCTCGGATCACTCGCTCAGCAGGGCGTTGACCTTGGCGGCCAGTTCGGCGAGGGCGCTCGCCGGGTCGGCTTCGCCCCGCTCGATCTTCTCGATGACGAGGTCGGCCTCGGTGTTGATCTCATCCGCCTTGAAGGTGATCGGGTAGTAGGAGAGGGCCTCCGGGTCCTTCGCGATGTCGAGGAAGGCGGAGACGTCGACTCCGGCGGCCTTGTGGGCTGCGGCCGCGGCCTCGGACTGGGCGGTGATCGAGGGGAAGACGACGGCTTCGGCGGCGATCACGGTCTGGCACTTCTCGGAGGTGAGGTACTTGACCCACTGCCAGGCCTCGTCCTGGTGCTTCGAGGCCGCGGTGATCGAGGGGGCGAGCCCGTTGATGATCGTCTTGCGGCCTTCGGGGCCCTTGGGCAGCGGGGCGAAGGCGAATTCCTGGGCCTCGGACTGGGACCAGGTGTTGATCCTCCAGGAGCCGTCGGGCACGAGGGCGGCCTTGTTCTGCTCCATCATCGGTTGGAGGCCGAGGTTGCCGGCCTTCTCGACGGGGGTGACGTATCCGGCGTCGATCTGCTTCTGCCACCAGGTGAGCGCCTCGGCGAGCTTCGGGTCGTCGAGGTTGTAGTGGGTGCCGAAGGGGTTCTTGTCGAGGTAGGTGAATCCGTTGGACAGGGCGAGCCACGACCAGGGGCCCTGGCCGACGACTCCGCCGCCGGTCTCGAGGCCCCATCCGTAGGTGGCGACCTTCGTCTTGTCGAAGCCGGGCTCGTCGCCCCTCACGCCGTTCTCGTCGATCGTCAGGCGGGCGACGAGCTTGCCGAAGGAGCCGCCGTCCTGCGGGTTCCAGTCGAGGTCGGCGAGGTCGGCGGCGCTCAGGCCCGCGTCGGTGACGTCCTTGACGTTGTAGACGAGGGCGATGGTGTCCCAGTCCTGGGGGATGCCGAAGGTCTTGCCGTCGTAGTCCCACAGGGAGGCGAGGTCGCCGGTGTACTGGGACAGGTCGATCCCGTCCTTGTCGATCATCGGCTTGAGGTCGGTGAGGACGCCCTTGGAGGCGAGCTCGGGGTAGTGGGCGACGTGGTTGGTGATGACGTCGGGGGCGGTTCCGGAGTTGATGCCGACGGTGAGGTTCTTCCAGTAGTCGTCCCAGCCCTTCTGGTCGATGGTGACGTGGATGCCGCTCTCCTTCTCGAAGGCGTCGGCGCACTTCTGGTAGGCGGTCTGCTGGTTGGGGTCCCAGAGGGAGTAGGTGATCCCGGTGGAGGCGGCTGAGGACTCGGAGCCGTTCTCGGTGAGTTCGGCGGGGGTGCAGGCGGCGAGGGCTCCTGCCGTGAGCCCCGCTGCTGCGAGGAATGCGAGGTGGCGTCTCATTGTGTTCTCTCCTTCGAGAAGTGCGCGGTGTGCGCGGGATGGATTACTTGGCTGCGGTGAGGCTGATGGAGGACACGAGCTTGCGTCCGAGGACGATGAGGATGATGAACATCGGGATCGTCTGGAGGGTGGCCGCGGCCATGAGGCCGGTCCAGTCGGGGCGGGTGGAGGGGGAGCTCTGCTGGAAGGCGGCCAGGGCGACGTTGAGGAGGCGGACCGTGTGGTGCTGGCCGACGAGTTGGGGCCAGAGGTATTCGTTCCAGGCGAAGACGGCCTGGATGATCGCGACGGTCGTGATGGGGGCCGAGGTCATGGGCACGATGACTTTTCTGAAGGTCGTCCATGAGCCCGCCCCGTCGAGCATGGCCGCTTCTTCGACTTCCTTGGGGAGGCCGAGCATGAACTGGCGGAGGAAGAAAATCGCGAAGGGGCTGACGAGGACGTAGGGGGCGAGGAGGCCGGCGAAGCTGTTGAGGAGCCCGAGGTCTTTGATGAGGACGAAGTTGGGCAGGACGATGAAGATCGGCGGGATCATCATGCCGGTGAGGAGGATCCCGAAGACGAGGTCGCGTCCGGGGAAGCGCAGGCGCGCGAAGGCGTAGGCGGCCATCGTTGATGTGACGACCTGCCCGATGACGAGGATGCCGGTGAAGATGAAGGAGTTCCTCAGGTAGAGCCAGAAGTACATCTTCGCGCCGGTGCCTCCGGCGGCGATGTCCTCCTCGAGGGAGACGAGGCCGAGGACCCTGCGGAAGTTGACGTCGGTGAGGCGCTGGGGGATCGGCGAGTAGTCGCCGTTGAAGACGTCGGCGTTGGGGATGAGGGCCGTGCGGATCGCCCAGGCGAAGGGGATGAGCGTGATGGCGAGGAGGAGGGCCATGAGGGCCCATCCGATGATGCGTTCGATTCGACCGGTGGAATTCATGGCGTCACCCGAGATCCGATTGCTCTGCGCGGGAGAAGCGCAGTTGGACAAGTGTCATGAGGAGGATGATGAGGAGGAGGACGACGGACATGGCGGCGGCGTAGCCCATCTGCCCCTGTTCGAAGGCCTTCTGATAGATGTAGAAGTAGATGACCCTGGTGGAGCCGATCGGCCCGCCCTTGGTGGCGACCGCGACGGTGTCGAAGATCTGGAAGGATCCGATCATCGAGACGATGACGACCATGACGAGGATCGGCCGGGTCAGGGGCAGGGTGATCCGGAAGAAGGTGCGGGCGGCCGAGGCCCCGTCGAGGGCTGCGGCTTCGTAGACCATCTGGGGGATGGTCTGCATTCCGGCGAAGATCAGCAGTGCGGTGTAGCCCATGTTCCGCCAGGAGTTGACGAGGGCGACGGTGAGGATCGCGATGTCGGGGTCGCCGTAGAAGGCGATGGGCTCGGTCCCGAGGAGTTCGAGCCCGTGATTGAGGAGCCCGACGTTGGGGTCGAGGATGAAGAGCGTGATGACGGCGATGGTGACGTTCGGGACCAGCCAGGGGACGAGGAGGAGGGAGCGGATCAGGGTGGAGTGGCTGATCCGCTGCATGAGGACGGCGATGGCGAGTCCGGCGGCCGTCTGGGTGGTGATGTTGACGATCACGTAGACGGCGGTGATCGCTAGACTGTGGCCGAAGTTCTCGTCGGCGAGGAGTTTCGCGTAGTTGCCGAATCCGACGAATTCGGGCGCCGTGATGAGGTCCCAGTCGGTGAGCGAGATCTGCAGCCCTTTGACCATCGGCACGAGGTAGAAGACGAGGAAGCCGATGAGGGCGGGTGCCAGGAAGAGATAGGCGGTGATCGTCGTGCGGCGCGCGCGAGAGGAGGCCCCGGGTGTGCGGGGCGCGGAGGTCGACGGTGCTGTCGAGTGGTTCATCATTGAATCCTCATTCGCTGTGAAATCTCTTCGAATATAACGTAAGTTTCTTAATTAAGTCAAGCCCAGGAGGAGGGGAGCATGAGAGCACCGCGACGGATCCAGCGCAGGGCCAACATGTCCGCAGCCCTGAAGAGCTGCATCGACGGTCCCCGCACGCTCGCCGATATCGCCGCCGCCACGGGTGTGACGCGCGTCGCCGCCGAAGCCGTCGTCTCCGACCTCGTCGAACTCGGATGGCTCGAGGAAGTCGCCGTCACCCCGGCCGCCCCGAGGCTCGGAAGGCCGGCCGCCCACATCGGCCTCCACTCCGCCCTCGGCCAGGTCCTCTCCATCGACATCGGCGCCCACCACGCCACCGCCATGACCGCCGACCTCTCCGGCGCGATCCTCGCCGCCGAGAGGATCGAACTCGCCGAGGACCTGATCGCGCCGGACCGCCTCGACGCCTCCATCGGCCTCGGCCGCAGGGTCCTCGCGAGGAACCCGGGCCTGCCCGTGTGGACCTGCACCCTCGCCTCCCCCGGCGTCGTCCACGAGGGCGTCGTCGCCTACTTCGGCGGAGAGGGCATGCCCGGATGGAAGGGCGTCCGCCTCGACGAAGAAGTCGGCGCCGCCCTCGGCACCCGCGTGCGCAGCGCCGGGGACTGCGCCCTCGGCGCGCGAGGGGAATCCTGGAGGGGCGCCGCCGCGGCCTTCGACGACGTCGTCTACATCCTCGCGGGCAGGCGCACCGGCGCGGCCTCGGTCATCAACCACCGCGTCCACGAGGGCCTTTTCGGAGCGGCCGGCCTCATCGGCGAACTCCCCCAGCTCCGCTGGCGCGAACTCGAAGAAGAGGTCTTCGCCGACGCCCTCTACGAGGGGGCGAGCCCCACGAGGGAGGACCTCATCCGCGCCGCCCGCCGATCGGATTCACGCGCCCTGCGCGCCCTCGACGAATACGCCGAAGTCCTCGCCCTGGGGGCCGCCGCGATGATCCTCGCCCTCGCCCCCCAGTGCCTCGTCGTCGGCGGACAGTACTCGGCCGACGCCGACCTCTTCCTCCCGCGCCTGACCGAAGCGCTCGATCGGCTCTGCCCCTTCGCGCCCGAAGTCGTCGTATCGACCCTCGGAGCGGACGCCGTCGTCCAGGGGGGGATCCGCCTCGCCCTCGACGACATCCTCGACCGGCTCGACGCGATCGTCCAGGGCGCCGACTTCTTCCCGGCTGCCACGCCCGAGAGCCTCTGGGCCGAGGACCGGCGCTGAACCGGACGGAGCCCGGGGCCTGACCCCCGGACGAAGAACCCCGCCGGAACACGACGACTCCCCGGAAGAAGGACGGTCCGCGCCGTCCGGCTTCCGGGGAGCGCCCCGCCGAGGGGCCGGGATCCGCCGCCTCAGGCCGAGGCGAAGAACCCCGCCTTCTCAGGGGTCGTGCCCAGGCGCCCGGCGATGAGCCGCTTGTCCTCGTCCGAGGCGAGATCGCGGATCCATCCGATGGACTCGGGCGTATCCGCATAGACCTCTTGGACGAAGGGGTTGCGGCGAAGCGTCGCGATCCTGTGGATGTGCCGGGCGAAGACGAAGACGTTGATCGCCAGGGCCGCCGCCGACACGAGGAACAGGGCGTAGGGGTTGTGCGCGCTGCGGTGCGCGAACATGGAGTCCTGCATGAAATGCGGGAAGGTGAGGACCACCGCGCACCAGAAGGTCAGCGTGTAGGCCCGGTACTGGATCCACGCCCCGCGCCCGAACTTCATGAAGGCCGGGATCGTGCACGAGGCGAGGAGCGCCACGCCCGAGTACCAGGCCCGATCAGCCAGGCAGTTGTACACGTAGGCGAAGTTCCACACGTCGTAGGCGACGATCCACCAGATCGTCAGATCGGTCCATACCAGCGCCCGCTCCTTGCCCTTCGACACGAAGATGCCGATCCAGCCGGAGATCGCCAGCAGATTGAGGATGCCCGCGATGCCGTTCATGATGTTCCAGGGCCCGCCCCAGGTGACCATGCCCTGCGAGGGATCGACGCCGTGGATGAAATAGCACTGGAAATCGCGCACCACGGCCTCGGCGATGTTGAGCGCGAGGATCGCGGGAGGGATCAGCAGATACCACCTGTTGTGCCGCAGCCTCGGAAAGACCTGGAGCGCGACGAGGCACAGGGAGCCCGCGAGGGCGGAGTACTGCTTGACGATCGGGAACCACCCGGCTGAAGCCGTGCCCGCGGTCGACGTCGGCCACCAGAAGATCGTGAGGGCGACGGGGATGACGATGAACACGGCGAGGACGGCCCACATGTTGCGCTGAGCGAGCCAGGCGGTGAAGGCGAGAGCCGCGACGACGACGGCGAGCGTCGCGTAGTCCCACCATTCGCCGACTTCGAAGAAGAAGAGCGTCGGATACTCCGGAGGGATGATTCCGCCCGTCATCGCTGCTCCTTGCCCCAATCGGGGAGGTAGCTCCGCTCCATCTTCTGACGGATCTGCTCATCCCAGGAGAACTCGGGCTCGCTCCAGCCCTCGAAGTAGTCGGCATCGACATCGTGCTCCCAGGGCGTGCCGGGGCCCGTCGGCGGCCACGAGGGATCCTCGGT is a window encoding:
- a CDS encoding ABC transporter substrate-binding protein, which encodes MRRHLAFLAAAGLTAGALAACTPAELTENGSESSAASTGITYSLWDPNQQTAYQKCADAFEKESGIHVTIDQKGWDDYWKNLTVGINSGTAPDVITNHVAHYPELASKGVLTDLKPMIDKDGIDLSQYTGDLASLWDYDGKTFGIPQDWDTIALVYNVKDVTDAGLSAADLADLDWNPQDGGSFGKLVARLTIDENGVRGDEPGFDKTKVATYGWGLETGGGVVGQGPWSWLALSNGFTYLDKNPFGTHYNLDDPKLAEALTWWQKQIDAGYVTPVEKAGNLGLQPMMEQNKAALVPDGSWRINTWSQSEAQEFAFAPLPKGPEGRKTIINGLAPSITAASKHQDEAWQWVKYLTSEKCQTVIAAEAVVFPSITAQSEAAAAAHKAAGVDVSAFLDIAKDPEALSYYPITFKADEINTEADLVIEKIERGEADPASALAELAAKVNALLSE
- a CDS encoding carbohydrate ABC transporter permease, whose translation is MNSTGRIERIIGWALMALLLAITLIPFAWAIRTALIPNADVFNGDYSPIPQRLTDVNFRRVLGLVSLEEDIAAGGTGAKMYFWLYLRNSFIFTGILVIGQVVTSTMAAYAFARLRFPGRDLVFGILLTGMMIPPIFIVLPNFVLIKDLGLLNSFAGLLAPYVLVSPFAIFFLRQFMLGLPKEVEEAAMLDGAGSWTTFRKVIVPMTSAPITTVAIIQAVFAWNEYLWPQLVGQHHTVRLLNVALAAFQQSSPSTRPDWTGLMAAATLQTIPMFIILIVLGRKLVSSISLTAAK
- a CDS encoding carbohydrate ABC transporter permease, which produces MMNHSTAPSTSAPRTPGASSRARRTTITAYLFLAPALIGFLVFYLVPMVKGLQISLTDWDLITAPEFVGFGNYAKLLADENFGHSLAITAVYVIVNITTQTAAGLAIAVLMQRISHSTLIRSLLLVPWLVPNVTIAVITLFILDPNVGLLNHGLELLGTEPIAFYGDPDIAILTVALVNSWRNMGYTALLIFAGMQTIPQMVYEAAALDGASAARTFFRITLPLTRPILVMVVIVSMIGSFQIFDTVAVATKGGPIGSTRVIYFYIYQKAFEQGQMGYAAAMSVVLLLIILLMTLVQLRFSRAEQSDLG
- a CDS encoding ROK family protein, with the protein product MRAPRRIQRRANMSAALKSCIDGPRTLADIAAATGVTRVAAEAVVSDLVELGWLEEVAVTPAAPRLGRPAAHIGLHSALGQVLSIDIGAHHATAMTADLSGAILAAERIELAEDLIAPDRLDASIGLGRRVLARNPGLPVWTCTLASPGVVHEGVVAYFGGEGMPGWKGVRLDEEVGAALGTRVRSAGDCALGARGESWRGAAAAFDDVVYILAGRRTGAASVINHRVHEGLFGAAGLIGELPQLRWRELEEEVFADALYEGASPTREDLIRAARRSDSRALRALDEYAEVLALGAAAMILALAPQCLVVGGQYSADADLFLPRLTEALDRLCPFAPEVVVSTLGADAVVQGGIRLALDDILDRLDAIVQGADFFPAATPESLWAEDRR
- a CDS encoding DUF5692 family protein, whose protein sequence is MTGGIIPPEYPTLFFFEVGEWWDYATLAVVVAALAFTAWLAQRNMWAVLAVFIVIPVALTIFWWPTSTAGTASAGWFPIVKQYSALAGSLCLVALQVFPRLRHNRWYLLIPPAILALNIAEAVVRDFQCYFIHGVDPSQGMVTWGGPWNIMNGIAGILNLLAISGWIGIFVSKGKERALVWTDLTIWWIVAYDVWNFAYVYNCLADRAWYSGVALLASCTIPAFMKFGRGAWIQYRAYTLTFWCAVVLTFPHFMQDSMFAHRSAHNPYALFLVSAAALAINVFVFARHIHRIATLRRNPFVQEVYADTPESIGWIRDLASDEDKRLIAGRLGTTPEKAGFFASA